From a region of the Rhizophagus irregularis chromosome 3, complete sequence genome:
- a CDS encoding uncharacterized protein (SECRETED:cutsite_ATS-QN; SECRETED:prob_0.4860); SECRETED:SignalP(1-21) encodes MLKMLIIFIYSTSICCFFATSQNVLSRDILSQNVSSPNTLPQYTSPQDIWYIYKEPIEGLKLRDTLTLKDGTLMIWMTLDDVEDPSCILPHFYLRLIKRTGRITYINLNYTFPLEAVCPIDMTFIPLSYNYIMVIYVKLNNGVTGKYGLIINYDSEIISEIYLGNVNDDIIISGRLEKSFICIEEHAQVEVGPCTTNF; translated from the exons atgttaaagatGTTGATCATCTTTATATATTCAACCTCCATCTGTTGCTTTTTTGCCACATCTCAAAATGTATTATCTCGAGATATTTTATCTCAAAATGTATCATCTCCAAATACATTACCCCAATATACATCACCTCAAGATATATGGTACATTTATAAAGAGCCTATAGAAGGTCTAAAACTACGTGACACTCTAACACTTAAAGATGGTACTTTGATGATTTGGATGACCCTTGATGATGTTGAAGATCCATCATGCATATTACCTCATTTTTATCTACGATTGATAAAAAGAACAGGCCGAATTACATACATAAATCTTAATTACACCTTTCCTCTAGAAGCAGTTTGCCCCATTGATATGACTTTTATACCCttaagttataattatataatggtaatttatgttaaattaaacaatGGTGTTACGGGAAAGTATGGcttgataattaattatgacAGCGAGATAATAAG tgaaaTCTACTTAGGAAATGttaatgatgatattataattagtggaagattagaaaaaagttttatttgtattgAAGAACATGCACAGGTCGAAGTAGGCCCATGTACTACAAATTTCTAA